A region of Drosophila mauritiana strain mau12 chromosome 3L, ASM438214v1, whole genome shotgun sequence DNA encodes the following proteins:
- the LOC117139373 gene encoding cuticle protein 16.5, with translation MFKYAVVICALIACVAAKPGLLHTPLAALPAPVIAAPAPVVTAASSQVVARTFNGIAAAPVIAPVAAPLAAPILNRVAPFAAPIATPFAAPYAHPYAAPVLAKYAAPLAYAPAPLNYAAPALW, from the exons ATGTTCAAATAC GCCGTTGTCATCTGCGCCCTGATCGCCTGTGTGGCTGCCAAGCCAGGATTGCTGCACACTCCTCTGGCAGCTCTGCCCGCTCCGGTGATTGCTGCTCCCGCTCCCGTGGTCACTGCCGCCAGTAGCCAAGTCGTGGCCAGGACCTTCAACGGCATCGCCGCTGCTCCAGTGAT CGCTCCGGTCGCTGCTCCTCTGGCTGCTCCAATCCTGAACAGAGTGGCTCCATTTGCTGCTCCCATTGCCACCCCCTTTGCTGCTCCGTACGCCCATCCCTACGCTGCGCCCGTTTTGGCCAAATACGCGGCTCCACTGGCTTATGCCCCAGCACCTTTGAACTATGCCGCTCCCGCTTTGTGGTAA
- the LOC117139374 gene encoding cuticle protein 38-like has protein sequence MFKSAVVVLALVACAAAKPGLLGAPLAYTAPLAYSAPAAVVAAPAPVVTATSSQVIARNYNGIAAAPVIAPVAAPVVAKYAAAPLAYASPLAYSAPLAYTSPLAYKALPAAAPVLL, from the exons ATGTTCAAATCC GCCGTCGTCGTTCTCGCTCTCGTCGCCTGCGCTGCTGCCAAGCCTGGACTCCTGGGTGCTCCCCTGGCATACACTGCTCCTCTGGCCTactctgctcctgctgccgtGGTAGCTGCTCCCGCTCCAGTTGTGACCGCCACCAGTAGCCAGGTGATCGCCAGGAACTACAATGGAATTGCCGCTGCTCCTGTGATTGCTCCCGTGGCTGCTCCTGTGGTGGCCAAGTACGCTGCTGCTCCTTTGGCCTACGCTTCTCCTTTGGCCTACTCCGCTCCTCTGGCTTACACTTCTCCATTGGCTTATAAAGCGCTTCCGGCTGCCGCTCCAGTTCTTCTGTAA
- the LOC117139334 gene encoding LOW QUALITY PROTEIN: cuticle protein 38-like (The sequence of the model RefSeq protein was modified relative to this genomic sequence to represent the inferred CDS: deleted 1 base in 1 codon; substituted 1 base at 1 genomic stop codon) yields MFKYAVVVLALVACAAAKPGLLGAPLAYTAPLAYSAPLAYSAPAAVVAAPAPVVTATSSQVIARNYNGIAAAPVIAPVAAPLVAKYAAAPLAAPVVAKYAAAPLAAPLAYSSPLAYSAPLSYAAAPAPFWYGMCWTASTSSSFRTXSTRSIIKMFKSAVVVLALVACAAAKPGLLGAPLAYTAPLAYSAPAAVVAAPAPVVTATSSQVIARNYNGIAAAPVIAPVAAPLVAKYAAAPLAAPVVAKYAAAPLAAPLAYSSPLAYSAPLSYAAAPAPFLI; encoded by the exons ATGTTCAAATAC GCCGTCGTCGTTCTCGCTCTCGTTGCCTGCGCTGCTGCCAAGCCTGGACTCCTGGGTGCTCCCCTGGCATACACTGCTCCTCTGGCTTACTCTGCTCCTCTGGCCTactctgctcctgctgccgtGGTAGCTGCTCCCGCTCCAGTTGTGACCGCCACCAGTAGCCAGGTGATCGCCAGGAACTACAATGGAATCGCCGCTGCTCCTGTGATTGCTCCCGTTGCTGCTCCACTGGTGGCCAAGTATGCGGCTGCTCCTCTGGCTGCTCCAGTAGTGGCCAAGTACGCGGCCGCTCCTCTGGCTGCACCTCTGGCCTACTCCTCGCCATTGGCTTACTCCGCACCACTGAGCTACGCCGCTGCTCCTGCACCATTT TGGTATGGAATGTGTTGGACGGCATCA ACAAGTTCAAGTTTTCGAACCTAAAGCACCAGATCCATAATCAAAATGTTCAAATCC GCCGTCGTCGTTCTCGCTCTCGTTGCCTGCGCTGCTGCCAAGCCTGGACTCCTGGGTGCTCCCCTGGCATACACTGCTCCTCTGGCCTactctgctcctgctgccgtGGTAGCTGCTCCCGCTCCAGTTGTGACCGCCACCAGTAGCCAGGTGATCGCCAGGAACTACAATGGAATCGCCGCTGCTCCTGTGATTGCTCCCGTTGCTGCTCCACTGGTGGCCAAGTACGCGGCTGCTCCTCTGGCTGCTCCAGTAGTGGCCAAGTACGCGGCCGCTCCTCTGGCTGCACCTCTGGCCTACTCCTCGCCATTGGCTTACTCCGCACCACTGAGCTACGCCGCTGCTCCTGCACCATTTCTCATCTAA
- the LOC117139362 gene encoding cuticle protein 70, isoforms A and B-like, whose translation MFKYAVVVLALVACAAAKPGLLGAPLAYTAPLAYSAPLAYSAPAAVVAAPAPVVTATSSQVIARNYNGIAAAPVIAPVAAPLVAKYAAAPLAAPVVAKYAAAPLAAPLAYSSPLAYSAPLSYAAAPAPFLI comes from the exons ATGTTCAAATAC GCCGTCGTCGTTCTCGCTCTCGTTGCCTGCGCTGCTGCCAAGCCTGGACTCCTGGGTGCTCCCCTGGCATACACTGCTCCTCTGGCTTACTCTGCTCCTCTGGCCTactctgctcctgctgccgtGGTAGCTGCTCCGGCTCCAGTTGTGACCGCCACCAGTAGCCAGGTGATCGCCAGGAACTACAATGGAATCGCCGCTGCTCCTGTGATTGCTCCCGTTGCTGCTCCACTGGTGGCCAAGTATGCGGCTGCTCCTCTGGCTGCTCCAGTAGTGGCCAAGTACGCGGCCGCTCCTCTGGCTGCACCTCTGGCCTACTCCTCGCCATTGGCTTACTCCGCACCACTGAGCTACGCCGCTGCTCCTGCACCATTTCTCATCTAA
- the LOC117139375 gene encoding cuticle protein 38-like — translation MFKYAVVVLALVACAAAKPGLLGAPLAYTAPLAYSAPAAVVAAPAPVVTATSSQVIARNYNGIAAAPVIAPVAAPLAAPVVAKYAAAPLAAPLAYSSPLAYSAPLSYAAAPTPFLI, via the exons ATGTTCAAATAC GCCGTCGTCGTTCTCGCTCTCGTCGCCTGCGCTGCTGCCAAGCCTGGACTCCTGGGTGCTCCCCTGGCATACACTGCTCCTCTGGCCTactctgctcctgctgccgtGGTAGCTGCTCCCGCTCCAGTTGTGACCGCCACCAGTAGCCAGGTGATCGCCAGGAACTACAATGGAATCGCCGCTGCTCCTGTGATTGCTCCCGTTGCTGCTCCTTTGGCTGCTCCAGTAGTGGCCAAGTACGCGGCCGCTCCTCTTGCTGCACCACTGGCCTACTCCTCGCCATTGGCTTACTCCGCACCACTGAGCTACGCCGCTGCTCCCACACCATTTCTCATTTAA
- the LOC117139371 gene encoding cuticle protein 70, isoforms A and B-like: MFKSAVVVLALVACAAAKPGLLGAPLAYTAPLAYSAPLAYSAPAAVVAAPAPVVTATSSQVIARNYNGIAAAPVIAPVAAPLVAKYAAAPLAAPVVAKYAAAPLAAPLAYSSPLAYSAPLSYAAAPAPFLI; this comes from the exons ATGTTCAAATCC GCCGTCGTCGTTCTCGCTCTCGTCGCCTGCGCTGCTGCCAAGCCTGGACTCCTGGGTGCTCCCCTGGCATACACTGCTCCTCTGGCTTACTCTGCTCCTCTGGCCTactctgctcctgctgccgtGGTAGCTGCTCCCGCTCCAGTTGTGACCGCCACCAGTAGCCAGGTGATCGCCAGGAACTACAATGGAATCGCCGCTGCTCCTGTGATTGCTCCCGTTGCTGCTCCACTGGTGGCCAAGTACGCGGCTGCTCCTCTGGCTGCTCCAGTAGTGGCCAAGTACGCGGCCGCTCCTCTGGCTGCACCTCTGGCCTACTCCTCGCCATTGGCTTACTCCGCACCACTGAGCTACGCCGCTGCTCCTGCACCATTTCTCATCTAA
- the LOC117139372 gene encoding cuticle protein 16.5 gives MFKSAVVVLALVACAAAKPGLLGAPLAYTAPLAYSAPLAYSAPAAVVAAPAPVVTATSSQVIARNYNGIAAAPVIAPVAAPLAAPVVAKYAAAPLAYSSPLAYTSPLAYSALPSAPVLL, from the exons ATGTTCAAATCC GCCGTCGTCGTTCTTGCTCTCGTTGCCTGCGCTGCTGCCAAGCCTGGACTCCTGGGTGCTCCCCTGGCATACACTGCTCCTCTGGCTTACTCTGCTCCTCTGGCCTactctgctcctgctgccgtGGTAGCTGCTCCCGCTCCAGTTGTGACCGCCACCAGTAGCCAGGTGATCGCCAGGAACTACAATGGAATCGCCGCTGCTCCTGTGATTGCTCCCGTTGCTGCTCCTTTGGCTGCTCCAGTAGTGGCCAAGTACGCTGCTGCTCCTTTGGCCTACTCTTCTCCCTTGGCTTACACCTCGCCTTTGGCATACAGTGCCCTGCCATCAGCTCCTGTTCTTCTTTAg
- the LOC117139365 gene encoding cuticle protein 67-like: MRAIMSQSTHSGINMLHAEQWYIKQFLAFQRSKTTKYSTMFKYAVVVLALVACAAAKPGLLGAPLAYTAPLAYSAPLAYSAPAAVVAAPAPVVTATSSQVIARNYNGIAAAPVIAPVAAPLVAKYAAAPLAAPVVAKYAAAPLAAPLAYSSPLAYSAPLSYAAAPTPFLI, from the exons ATGCGTGCGATCATGAGTCAGAGCACACATTCGGGTATAAATATGCTCCACGCAGAGCAGTGGTATATCAAACAGTTTCTAGCCTTCCAAAGAAGCAAGACAACGAAATATTCCACCATGTTCAAATAC GCCGTCGTCGTTCTCGCTCTCGTTGCCTGCGCTGCTGCCAAGCCTGGACTCCTGGGTGCTCCCCTGGCATACACTGCTCCTCTGGCTTACTCTGCTCCTCTGGCCTactctgctcctgctgccgtGGTAGCTGCTCCGGCTCCAGTTGTGACCGCCACCAGTAGCCAGGTGATCGCCAGGAACTACAATGGAATCGCCGCTGCTCCTGTGATTGCTCCCGTTGCTGCTCCACTGGTGGCCAAGTACGCGGCTGCTCCTTTGGCTGCTCCAGTAGTGGCCAAGTACGCGGCCGCTCCTCTTGCTGCACCACTGGCCTACTCCTCGCCATTGGCTTACTCCGCACCACTGAGCTACGCCGCTGCTCCCACACCATTTCTCATTTAA